One Curtobacterium sp. MCLR17_032 genomic window carries:
- a CDS encoding phage tail family protein: MTTVTFSGVTFDDQAVKGFALAKLVGWYDAAPTRYEADARPQANGSFRPGTIYRDPRVVSVEGSWSGDTLAEAYAARDTLAGLMADGQEAVFTVTDPIDTRWVNVGVSTSPKMDDGLYQPYFKFSFDVISADPFRYGTRVLASTGVAVPSSGLVWPLGVVSGTAPSQGLYPATYYVRDPNNPGFYLTTGLTGNGDGTYQPQAVQPTGKFFDWGTPGSTGRAAAANPGTAETVSMLDVTGGLAGGFELVWVPTGQRVRFERPVAASETVRLNPRTGRVTISGSDVTGFLTASDWWTVPPKRAGEVQFLPIGAVSGSPTLTVSTAPAFV, from the coding sequence ATGACGACGGTCACGTTCAGTGGGGTGACGTTCGACGATCAGGCGGTGAAGGGTTTCGCGTTGGCGAAGCTTGTCGGATGGTATGACGCTGCTCCGACACGGTATGAGGCGGACGCCCGGCCGCAGGCTAACGGGTCGTTCCGGCCGGGGACCATCTACCGGGACCCTCGTGTGGTTTCGGTGGAGGGTTCCTGGTCGGGCGACACGTTGGCTGAGGCGTACGCGGCTCGGGACACGTTGGCGGGGCTGATGGCGGACGGGCAGGAGGCGGTGTTCACCGTCACCGACCCGATCGACACCCGGTGGGTGAACGTTGGCGTGTCGACGTCGCCGAAGATGGATGACGGCCTGTACCAGCCGTATTTCAAGTTCTCGTTCGATGTGATCTCCGCGGACCCGTTCCGTTACGGAACACGGGTGCTCGCGTCGACTGGTGTTGCTGTGCCGTCGTCCGGTCTGGTGTGGCCGCTGGGTGTGGTGTCGGGTACTGCACCGTCGCAGGGTTTGTACCCGGCGACGTACTACGTGCGCGACCCGAACAACCCAGGGTTTTACCTGACGACTGGCCTGACAGGCAACGGTGATGGCACGTACCAGCCGCAGGCAGTGCAGCCGACTGGGAAGTTCTTCGACTGGGGTACGCCTGGTTCGACGGGGCGTGCTGCTGCGGCGAACCCTGGCACGGCGGAGACCGTGTCGATGCTTGACGTCACTGGCGGTCTTGCCGGCGGGTTTGAGCTGGTGTGGGTGCCGACTGGTCAGCGTGTCCGGTTCGAGCGTCCGGTTGCTGCGTCGGAGACGGTGCGGTTGAACCCGCGTACGGGCCGGGTGACGATATCCGGTTCCGATGTGACTGGTTTCTTGACGGCGTCGGACTGGTGGACGGTCCCGCCGAAACGTGCTGGCGAGGTCCAGTTCCTGCCTATTGGTGCTGTCTCTGGGAGCCCGACGCTAACGGTTTCGACGGCTCCCGCTTTCGTTTGA
- a CDS encoding phage tail tape measure protein, producing MQQYLQGMNQIQQATQQANSEAQNLQAQGAAFEKVGNGLLGIGAAAAAGVALAVKSFADFDAQMSQVQSLSHATAGDMDLLRNAALTMGQSIGFSATEVAQAETELVKAGVSVKDILGGGLKGALNLAAAGQIDVARATEIASAALTQFGLSGKDVPHVADLLAAAADKSLGGVEELGQALQQSGLVANQFGLSIDETVGTLAEFASNGLLGSDAGTSFKSMLLQLATPSKQAAAAMKQYNIEAYDAQGNFVGITGLAGQLAAGFKGVDSASRDSALGIIFGSDAIRAANILYKDGAKGNREWVNSVNEAGFAAQQAAGKTDNLNGDVKKLGAAFESGLIKTGSASNSVLREMVQSVTGLVSAYSNAPGAVQGLTLGLTAVVAATALAGGGFLTMVPKVQAARAAMQQMNLTVGRVAKGFGKGAGIAVGIAAVISGFSGIGKEASLTEGEINRLNAAMTANNGKALNQQFTGGGGAFDIINDKATSAKKALDAISGAGNERSVGFGKFFDGLTFGMTHVSDTATRFEAQFKQMGETLAGTASTDVTSAAKGFNQLLKQMGGGSDTARDLLNKMKPYKDELQALAAAQGKTVDGQELLNLAQGKGQLATVLAATSTQQQKEQLADLTGAASEANQSISDLADAIRSFGSTQLSVEQTESDFQAAIDDATGSLKENGRTLDLNSDKGRANAAALRQIAQDGIAATAAIAENGGTQADAAAKMQTTRDAYIQAAQAFGVSGEEAAKMADQLKLVPANVKTLFSQEGASGVVDSAKAVERAAELATKKRILKVQGEVQDALQKLEATKQKLASVPPSKRTEVRAEVAAAQANLYAVLRTLQSLQSKTLTITTVNRKVEESVKAGASRGAAGAAYKAAGGPVYGAGTATSDSIPAYLSNGEYVIRAASVQKYGRHTFDRLNAGMFASGGFISNQTTDAKRAKNRFKAAQVAQRRAQSEFNKSKTAANRQRLLQAQAETRAAKAATQRADAALARAKAAPTGADLGDRLSFRTSVRNGEFDVQSGTQSLFQMGQDSSKYSAAQRRSFLRAADKNERAFIGLEKQSTKAADAVKKASDRLDGLRDSSTSMASAVKGKLSDVSYGDYRSGSSLLRGLTQRAGKLKQFQALLASLQKKGLAPALLNEIASLGVDQGLPLARSLASMNKAGLAAVNKQYQAVQSTSTKIGNQVADANFGKLIDTAEKSLSAANKNAATIAKSIDRQSKALQKMLGKYLRVPGYASGGYTGDFGTDEVAGVVHGREFVMNAAATARNRAALDAMNRGGSVRYMESYRPAAQPAAAPQFTQMLDVKPMQHVDPNTMLTVLGREAARELAGMVS from the coding sequence GTGCAGCAGTACCTGCAGGGGATGAACCAGATTCAGCAGGCGACGCAGCAGGCGAACTCTGAAGCGCAGAACCTGCAGGCGCAGGGTGCAGCGTTCGAGAAGGTCGGTAACGGCCTGCTTGGTATCGGTGCTGCGGCTGCTGCTGGTGTCGCTCTTGCGGTGAAGTCGTTCGCTGACTTCGATGCGCAGATGTCGCAGGTGCAGTCCCTGTCGCACGCTACGGCGGGCGACATGGACCTGCTGCGGAACGCTGCGCTGACGATGGGTCAGAGCATCGGGTTCTCGGCCACTGAGGTGGCGCAGGCGGAAACGGAGCTCGTCAAGGCTGGTGTGTCCGTGAAGGACATCCTGGGCGGCGGGCTGAAGGGTGCGCTGAACCTTGCCGCGGCTGGTCAGATTGATGTGGCTCGGGCTACGGAGATCGCGTCTGCTGCTCTGACACAGTTCGGTCTGTCCGGTAAGGATGTGCCGCACGTTGCTGACCTGCTTGCTGCTGCGGCGGACAAGTCGCTCGGTGGTGTGGAGGAACTGGGGCAGGCTCTGCAGCAGTCCGGTCTGGTCGCGAACCAGTTCGGCCTGTCGATCGATGAGACTGTCGGAACGCTGGCCGAGTTCGCGTCGAACGGTCTGCTCGGCTCTGACGCTGGTACGAGCTTCAAGTCGATGCTGCTGCAGTTGGCTACTCCGTCAAAGCAGGCCGCTGCGGCGATGAAGCAGTATAACATTGAGGCGTACGACGCGCAGGGCAACTTCGTCGGCATCACCGGTCTCGCAGGTCAGCTTGCCGCCGGATTCAAGGGTGTCGACTCAGCGTCTCGCGACTCGGCGTTGGGCATCATATTCGGCTCCGACGCGATCCGTGCCGCGAACATCCTGTACAAGGATGGTGCGAAGGGTAACCGTGAGTGGGTGAACTCGGTCAACGAGGCTGGGTTCGCTGCTCAGCAGGCTGCGGGCAAGACGGACAACCTGAACGGTGACGTCAAGAAGCTTGGTGCGGCGTTCGAGTCGGGTCTGATCAAGACCGGTTCGGCGTCGAACAGTGTGCTGCGCGAAATGGTGCAGTCCGTCACGGGTCTCGTGTCGGCGTACTCCAACGCTCCCGGTGCCGTGCAGGGCCTGACGCTTGGCCTGACCGCCGTTGTTGCCGCTACCGCTCTGGCTGGTGGCGGGTTCCTGACGATGGTCCCGAAGGTGCAGGCTGCTCGAGCGGCGATGCAGCAGATGAACCTCACGGTTGGCCGTGTCGCGAAGGGCTTCGGTAAGGGTGCCGGCATTGCTGTCGGTATCGCTGCGGTCATCTCCGGCTTCTCGGGTATCGGCAAGGAAGCATCGCTCACTGAGGGTGAGATCAACCGTCTGAACGCTGCTATGACGGCGAACAACGGCAAGGCTCTCAACCAGCAATTTACTGGTGGCGGTGGCGCTTTCGACATCATCAACGACAAGGCGACGTCCGCGAAGAAAGCCCTTGATGCTATCTCGGGTGCAGGCAACGAACGCTCGGTTGGGTTTGGCAAGTTCTTCGACGGTCTGACGTTCGGGATGACGCATGTGTCTGACACTGCGACCCGGTTCGAGGCGCAGTTCAAGCAGATGGGCGAAACCCTTGCTGGTACTGCTTCGACGGATGTCACGTCCGCGGCGAAGGGATTCAACCAGCTGCTGAAGCAGATGGGCGGCGGTAGCGACACCGCCCGGGACCTGCTCAACAAGATGAAGCCGTACAAGGATGAGCTACAGGCGCTTGCTGCGGCGCAGGGGAAGACAGTTGACGGTCAGGAACTGCTGAATCTGGCGCAGGGTAAGGGGCAGCTGGCTACCGTGCTCGCCGCGACGTCCACGCAGCAGCAGAAGGAACAGCTTGCTGATCTGACGGGTGCGGCTTCTGAGGCGAACCAGAGCATCAGCGATCTGGCTGACGCGATCCGTAGTTTCGGTTCGACGCAGCTTTCGGTGGAGCAGACGGAGTCTGACTTCCAGGCTGCTATCGACGACGCAACTGGCTCGCTGAAGGAGAACGGTCGCACGCTGGACCTGAACTCCGACAAGGGTCGCGCGAACGCTGCTGCTCTCCGTCAGATCGCCCAGGACGGTATCGCGGCCACGGCTGCCATCGCGGAGAACGGCGGCACGCAGGCGGATGCTGCGGCGAAGATGCAGACCACTCGGGATGCGTACATTCAGGCCGCTCAGGCGTTCGGTGTTTCCGGTGAGGAAGCGGCGAAGATGGCTGACCAGTTGAAGCTAGTGCCGGCGAACGTGAAGACCCTGTTCAGTCAGGAAGGCGCGTCGGGGGTTGTTGACTCGGCGAAGGCTGTTGAGCGTGCTGCTGAGCTTGCGACGAAGAAGCGCATTCTGAAGGTGCAGGGCGAGGTTCAGGATGCGCTGCAGAAGCTGGAAGCGACGAAGCAGAAGCTGGCTTCGGTGCCGCCGTCGAAGCGCACTGAGGTGCGTGCTGAGGTGGCTGCTGCTCAGGCGAATCTCTACGCGGTGCTGCGCACCCTGCAGTCACTGCAGTCGAAGACCCTGACGATCACCACCGTCAACCGGAAGGTTGAAGAGTCCGTGAAGGCGGGCGCGTCTCGTGGTGCTGCTGGTGCTGCGTACAAGGCGGCTGGTGGTCCTGTGTACGGCGCGGGGACTGCGACGTCGGATTCGATTCCGGCGTACCTGTCAAACGGTGAGTATGTGATCCGTGCGGCGTCGGTGCAGAAGTACGGCCGGCACACGTTCGACCGTCTCAACGCGGGCATGTTCGCTTCGGGTGGTTTCATCTCTAACCAGACGACGGATGCGAAGCGGGCGAAGAACCGGTTCAAGGCGGCGCAGGTTGCGCAGCGTCGGGCTCAGAGCGAGTTCAACAAGTCGAAGACGGCTGCGAACCGTCAGCGGCTGTTGCAGGCGCAGGCGGAGACGCGTGCGGCGAAGGCTGCCACGCAGCGTGCTGATGCTGCGTTGGCTCGTGCGAAGGCGGCTCCGACTGGTGCGGATCTCGGCGACCGTTTGTCGTTCCGCACGTCGGTCCGTAACGGTGAGTTCGATGTGCAGTCGGGTACGCAGAGCCTGTTCCAGATGGGGCAGGACTCGTCGAAGTATTCGGCTGCTCAGCGGCGGTCGTTCCTGCGTGCTGCGGACAAGAACGAGCGTGCGTTCATCGGTCTCGAGAAGCAGTCGACGAAGGCTGCTGACGCGGTGAAGAAGGCGTCGGACCGTCTGGATGGGTTGCGTGATTCGTCAACGTCGATGGCGTCGGCGGTGAAGGGCAAACTGTCGGACGTTTCGTACGGCGACTACCGGTCTGGTTCGTCGCTGCTGCGTGGGTTGACGCAGCGTGCGGGGAAGCTGAAGCAGTTCCAGGCGCTGCTGGCTTCGTTGCAGAAAAAGGGGCTTGCTCCTGCTCTGCTGAACGAGATCGCGTCGCTTGGTGTGGATCAGGGGCTGCCGTTGGCGCGCAGTCTCGCGTCGATGAACAAGGCCGGCCTGGCTGCTGTGAACAAGCAGTACCAGGCGGTGCAGTCCACTTCGACGAAGATCGGCAACCAGGTTGCGGACGCGAACTTCGGCAAGCTGATCGACACGGCTGAGAAGTCGTTGTCGGCGGCGAACAAGAACGCGGCGACGATCGCGAAGTCCATTGACCGGCAGTCGAAGGCGTTGCAGAAGATGCTCGGCAAGTACCTGCGGGTGCCCGGGTATGCGTCTGGTGGATACACGGGTGATTTCGGCACTGACGAGGTCGCTGGTGTGGTGCACGGGCGTGAGTTCGTGATGAACGCTGCTGCGACTGCACGGAACCGGGCTGCGTTGGATGCGATGAACCGTGGCGGCTCTGTCCGCTACATGGAGTCGTACCGGCCGGCCGCGCAGCCTGCTGCTGCCCCGCAGTTCACGCAGATGTTGGACGTGAAGCCGATGCAGCACGTTGACCCGAACACGATGCTGACCGTCCTTGGGCGGGAGGCCGCTCGCGAGCTCGCAGGGATGGTGTCATGA